The window GACCTTTGAGAGCAGCCAACCAAACGGGAAATGTTGATTTGTGAAGCATTGGTCACAGTCTAGGCGCTCGCCGATGAAGAGGCGCGGTGCATCCGCCTTCTTGATACGAAGCTGAGCCTCACAGACCGGACACTGCATGAATTCGGCGAAGTTCGAATTCACAAAGTTCGTCATCCGAGAGCGGCCCTTGGTAAAGAGAGCTTCATATGCACCAAGGGAAGTGAACAACATCCAATTTTGGTATTTCTTGCTGGGTTCTCTCATCCGTCCATACAATTCAATCTGCATGATATGAAGAAAGAGAATCAGCATTGCTAGTTGGGCATATGTCCCACCGGCATAGATGTCTTCATCCATCGGATTCTTGAAGATGAAATTGAGGTTATAGTCTTCGGTCTGGTTTCTTCGAAACTCCGTCACTAGGTGCGTAGCTTTATCGAAAAGCCCTGCAAAACCTAGATCGTTCTGAAAGTTGAAAACGGTGTCATAGACCGCATCGGGGTTTGTGAAGCTGCACCCCCGGCTCGCCTTCATGGCGGCCTCAAGCAGAGCCTTTATCCCTGCTTCGTCCAAGTCCCTCCGATTCAGCAGGTTCTTTGCGTCAGACTTCATCTGGTCGAAGAACGCCACTTCGTCCGCGCACATCTGAGCGACGATCAACATGCCTTCTTTCAGGGGTTTACGAAGGAGGGAGAAAGCGACAGTAAATTTTCGCTTCTCCAGCGCCCGAAGAGCTTCGTAAATGAAGTGGAGCATATCAGAAAAAAGCGCATTACAGACGTGATTTACGACCGCGCGCCTTTCTAAGTCCCCGCGTCCCGACTTATCCAGAAACTCCAAGATATGGATGCCGCTTGCCAATAGGCGGCGATCTTCTTCGGACTCGATCTCAAATTGAATATGCCCCGCCTTCTGGATTTCCATTTGCACAAGCAGCGCTGCCATGAGGTCGTGCAGGTGGAAGCAAAATTCGTGCTGCGCCCTATACTTTTCCGGGATGTTTTGTAGTCTGTCCGGGTCGATCAGTCCGATTGTCTTCAAATCATCACCCTCCAAGCCAGCGTGACTTAATGACAGTAGGTCTATTCGGAGTCGCAGCTTTGGTCGAGACTTCCGCTTCACGTCGTTCCAGGTCCACGCCCACCAGCGGGCGCACGGCGAGCGCATAGACCATGCAGTCCAGCGACTCGGCCCGTCGCCCCGTAATCCGTTCCCAGACGCGCACGGGCGCGCCCCGCTTGTAGCGCACCAGACGGCGTTCGCTGGCCAGTTCTTCGAAGAACCTGTCTTCCAGGCTATCGCTGAAGCGCACCGTGCGCCCGCGCGACAGGTGCGACGCCAGCGTGGCCTTCAGCCCGTCCACGCCCAGGATGAAGAGCCGGGACCCGCGCGTTTCGCTGGCCTTGATCGACGGGCGCGCGCCAGGTGCCCCCTTAATGGCCACGATCCGGCGAGCGAAGCGCGGGCGGCAGAAGGACATAACCGGGTCCATGGTCTCGCCGTCCCCGGCGTCGATTGCCACGGCGTCCATGCGTAAGGTCCCGCCGCCAGGGTGCGGCCACTGTCCGCAAAGGAAGTCGTCCAGTTCCGCCCAGGTGTGATCTTCGTGGGGAGTGCCCCAGATGACATGCTGCGCCAGAACGAAGAAGTCCGTCTTCCCGTGTCCCAGGATCACGATTTCCAGGCGGTCCCGCTGAACGTCGACTCCGGCGGTCAGGACCAGCACGTCCGGGGGCAGTGCGTCCAGCCCGAACCGTTCCCGCCGCGCGGCCAAGGCGGCTTCGTCGATCTCTTCCGCCGCCTCTCGCCAGCCTTCGGCCAGGATCGTGTTCACGAAGGTCTGTAGCTGGTCCGGGTGCGCTTTGGCCGCGATGAATTCCACCGCCAGCTTGCCCCAGGATGCGTTCGCCAGCGTGGACACCAGGGCGTTGAGCCGGAAGCCCGCGTGGCATTCGATCTCGGGGCGCGTCGCTCGCCATGCCCCGGCTTCGACCATGGCCGCCTTGTGCGTCTCTGCGATCAGGGACTCGCAATGGGGGCAGCGGAAGGCCGCCGTCTGGGGCTTGTCCGGTTCCCATTCGATGTGCCGCCATTGGATTTCGGTGAAGGCCCCGCAGTCCGGGCACGGGACTTCGAAGACGCGGGCGTCGCTCTGGGCGTAGGACCGCAGGACGTTGGACGTGTCCAGAAGCGTCGGGGTCGATCCCAGGATGATCTTGCGGTTCGCGAAGCTGAGGGTCCGCCGTTCGGCCAAGGTGATCGGCGAGCCTTCGGCGGACGGTTCCATCGCGTCGGCTTCGTCGATCAAGAGAATTCGCACGTTGTGGCGGCGCAGGTTCCGGGGGGATTTGGCGGCGACGATCTTCAGCGACCCGCCTGGGAAGCGGCGGGACAGAAGCGTGGACCGCCCGGACTCGTCAGCGTCACCAGAGATGAGGCCGCGCAAGGCCGGGGTCGCGTCGAAGATCGGTTCCAGATCAGAGACGACGTAATCGCGGGCGTCGGCTTCGGTGGGTAGTAGGGCCAGAATCGGGGACGGCTCATTCGCAACGTAGCTGGCGAGTGCGCCAGTC is drawn from Pseudomonadota bacterium and contains these coding sequences:
- a CDS encoding phage terminase large subunit family protein — protein: MTTDTLTAARGRALAALKPPPRLSLGDWMEAHMRLPEGVSALPGRVTLWPYQRGIAEAISDPLVERVTLVKPVRVGFTTLLTGALASYVANEPSPILALLPTEADARDYVVSDLEPIFDATPALRGLISGDADESGRSTLLSRRFPGGSLKIVAAKSPRNLRRHNVRILLIDEADAMEPSAEGSPITLAERRTLSFANRKIILGSTPTLLDTSNVLRSYAQSDARVFEVPCPDCGAFTEIQWRHIEWEPDKPQTAAFRCPHCESLIAETHKAAMVEAGAWRATRPEIECHAGFRLNALVSTLANASWGKLAVEFIAAKAHPDQLQTFVNTILAEGWREAAEEIDEAALAARRERFGLDALPPDVLVLTAGVDVQRDRLEIVILGHGKTDFFVLAQHVIWGTPHEDHTWAELDDFLCGQWPHPGGGTLRMDAVAIDAGDGETMDPVMSFCRPRFARRIVAIKGAPGARPSIKASETRGSRLFILGVDGLKATLASHLSRGRTVRFSDSLEDRFFEELASERRLVRYKRGAPVRVWERITGRRAESLDCMVYALAVRPLVGVDLERREAEVSTKAATPNRPTVIKSRWLGG